In Microvirga lotononidis, a single genomic region encodes these proteins:
- the nodI gene encoding nodulation factor ABC transporter ATP-binding protein NodI, with translation MATEDPYRLEPNSLEREPRTIISAKGSLPDSMSTVAIDFAGVMKSYGDKIAVDGLSFTVAPGECFGLLGPNGAGKSTITRMVLGMTTPDAGTITVLGVPVPARARLARERIGVVPQFDNLDLELTVRENLWVFGRYFSMSTREVEAVIPSLLEFACLESKADARVTELSGGMKRRLTLARALVNDPQLLVMDEPTTGLDPHARRLVWERLRSLLARGKTILLTTHFMEEAERLCDRLCVLEGGRKIAQGRPHALIDEQIGCQVIEIYGGNPHELRALIRPYAQRIEVSGETLFCYASDPEQVCVQLRGRAGLRLLQRPPNLEDVFLGLTGREIGK, from the coding sequence TTGGCTACAGAGGATCCTTACAGGCTCGAGCCCAATTCGCTCGAACGGGAACCTCGTACAATCATAAGCGCAAAAGGTTCCCTACCTGACTCTATGTCAACCGTGGCAATCGATTTTGCCGGTGTAATGAAATCATATGGCGACAAAATCGCTGTCGACGGGCTGTCGTTCACCGTTGCGCCGGGAGAGTGCTTCGGCCTGCTGGGACCAAACGGCGCAGGGAAAAGCACGATTACGCGTATGGTCCTCGGAATGACAACGCCTGACGCGGGTACGATCACGGTGCTCGGCGTGCCGGTTCCGGCACGCGCTCGTTTGGCACGCGAGCGCATCGGCGTGGTTCCGCAATTCGATAACCTTGACTTGGAACTGACCGTACGCGAGAATCTGTGGGTGTTCGGGCGCTACTTCAGCATGAGCACGCGCGAGGTCGAAGCGGTCATCCCATCGCTCCTTGAGTTCGCCTGTCTTGAGAGCAAAGCAGATGCACGGGTCACGGAGTTATCCGGCGGCATGAAGCGGCGCCTGACGCTGGCGCGAGCGCTGGTCAACGACCCGCAGCTGTTGGTGATGGATGAGCCGACCACTGGGCTCGACCCGCACGCGCGCCGCTTGGTCTGGGAGCGCCTGCGGTCGCTGTTGGCGCGGGGCAAGACGATCCTCCTGACGACCCACTTCATGGAAGAGGCCGAGCGCTTGTGCGATCGGCTGTGCGTGCTCGAGGGAGGGCGTAAGATCGCCCAAGGCCGACCTCATGCGCTGATCGACGAGCAGATCGGGTGCCAAGTGATTGAGATCTACGGTGGCAATCCGCATGAGCTGCGTGCGCTAATCAGGCCCTACGCGCAGCGCATTGAGGTAAGCGGCGAGACGCTCTTTTGTTATGCGTCCGATCCGGAGCAGGTGTGCGTGCAACTGCGCGGGCGCGCGGGTCTGCGGCTTCTGCAGCGTCCCCCAAATCTGGAGGATGTCTTTTTGGGACTGACTGGGCGTGAGATAGGGAAATGA
- a CDS encoding IS110 family RNA-guided transposase, with product MPRKSPSHLQRDLAPIHPHAAAVDIGARIHVAAVSSRCDPEPVRTFGTFTGDLQRLADWFGQCRVTTVALESTGVYWIPLYEILTQRGFAVVVVNAREVKQVPGRKTDVCDAQWLQRLHEYGLLRASFQPQGEIATLRSYLRQRERLLEAAAAHIQHMQKALTQMNLQLHHVVADITGQTGLRIIRALVAGERDPDRLAALRDGRCKTPLATLRAALVGNDREEHIFALAQALELYEVYQTKVAACDERIAAVLERLKAASPPPAVPLPPPRRAQPQAHEPAVPVRAALHAILGVDLTQIDGIGPYLALKLVSECGPDLAAWPSAQHFTSWLGLAPHNKISGGKVLSSRTRRSGSRVAALLRLAAGAIGRTQTALGAFYRRLAARVGKVKAITATARKIAVLIYNTLRHGMAYADPGAAYYEERYRQRVLSNLRRRAKSLGYVLEKAELASTELVVS from the coding sequence ATGCCGCGCAAATCGCCGTCCCACCTGCAGCGGGATCTTGCCCCGATCCATCCCCATGCGGCCGCCGTCGACATCGGCGCCCGGATCCATGTGGCAGCCGTCTCGTCCCGCTGCGATCCCGAGCCGGTGCGCACCTTCGGCACCTTCACGGGTGACCTGCAGCGCCTCGCCGACTGGTTTGGGCAGTGCAGGGTCACCACGGTGGCCCTGGAATCGACTGGGGTCTACTGGATCCCGCTCTACGAGATCCTCACCCAACGCGGCTTCGCGGTGGTGGTCGTCAATGCCCGCGAGGTCAAGCAGGTGCCGGGCCGCAAGACGGACGTGTGCGACGCCCAGTGGTTGCAGCGCCTGCATGAGTACGGGCTCCTGCGGGCCAGCTTCCAGCCGCAAGGCGAGATCGCCACCCTGCGCTCTTATCTGCGCCAGCGTGAGCGCCTCCTGGAAGCTGCCGCTGCCCACATCCAGCACATGCAGAAGGCGCTGACCCAGATGAACCTGCAGCTCCATCACGTGGTGGCCGACATCACCGGCCAGACGGGGCTGCGCATCATTCGGGCCCTGGTGGCAGGCGAGCGTGATCCCGACCGCCTGGCCGCCTTGCGCGACGGGCGCTGCAAGACCCCGCTCGCGACCCTGCGCGCCGCGCTGGTCGGCAACGACCGGGAGGAGCACATCTTCGCCCTGGCCCAGGCGCTCGAACTGTATGAGGTCTACCAGACCAAGGTGGCCGCCTGCGACGAGCGCATCGCGGCCGTGCTGGAGCGCCTGAAGGCGGCCAGCCCGCCCCCGGCGGTGCCGCTGCCGCCGCCCCGCCGCGCGCAGCCGCAGGCCCATGAGCCGGCCGTGCCGGTGCGCGCGGCCCTGCATGCGATCCTCGGGGTCGACCTGACCCAGATCGATGGGATCGGACCCTACCTGGCGCTCAAGCTCGTCAGCGAGTGCGGCCCGGATCTCGCGGCCTGGCCGAGCGCCCAGCACTTCACCTCCTGGCTGGGTCTCGCGCCGCACAACAAGATCTCTGGGGGCAAGGTGCTGTCGAGCCGCACGCGCCGCTCCGGCAGTCGGGTCGCGGCACTGTTGCGGCTGGCCGCGGGCGCGATCGGGCGCACCCAGACAGCGCTGGGCGCCTTCTACCGGCGGCTGGCCGCGCGGGTCGGCAAGGTCAAGGCGATCACGGCGACAGCGCGCAAGATCGCGGTGCTGATCTACAACACGCTCCGTCACGGCATGGCCTACGCCGATCCGGGGGCGGCGTACTACGAGGAACGCTATCGGCAGCGGGTGCTGAGCAATCTTCGCCGCCGCGCCAAGTCGCTCGGCTACGTCCTGGAAAAGGCAGAGCTCGCCTCAACCGAACTCGTTGTTTCTTAG
- the nodC gene encoding chitooligosaccharide synthase NodC → MNLLATTSTVAISCYALLSTAYKGMQVAYAVPTNGPLASDDPAGSDPLPSVDVIIPCFNEDPSTLSACLASVADQDYAGELRVYVVDDGSRNRNAVEPVHDTYARDSRFHFILLRENVGKRKAQIAAIRRSSGGLVLNVDSDTTLARDVVTKLASKMQNLSIGAAMGQLTASNRSDTWLTRLIDMEYWLACNEERAAQARFGAVMCCCGPCAMYRRSALLLLLDQYETQLFRGKPSDFGEDRHLTILMLKAGFRTEYVPDAIAATVVPDSLGSYLRQQLRWARSTFRDTLLALRLLPSLDRYLTLDVVGQNLGPLLLALAVLTGLGQLALTAEVPSWTVLMIVSMIITRCSVAAFRAGQLRFLGFSLHAIINILLLLPLKAYALCTLSNSDWLSRGPAANVPNSSRKLGAIQRPKLVASDGTCSDER, encoded by the coding sequence GACCCGGCCGGCTCCGACCCTCTGCCGAGCGTGGATGTCATCATCCCCTGCTTCAACGAAGACCCAAGCACGCTCTCGGCATGCCTCGCTTCGGTTGCCGACCAGGATTATGCGGGAGAGCTGCGGGTCTATGTGGTCGATGACGGTTCTAGGAACCGCAACGCCGTGGAACCTGTACACGACACCTACGCGCGCGACTCGAGGTTCCATTTCATTCTGCTCCGCGAGAACGTTGGAAAGCGCAAGGCGCAGATCGCGGCGATACGCCGCTCATCCGGAGGCTTGGTGCTCAACGTTGACTCGGACACGACCCTCGCACGCGACGTCGTCACAAAGCTTGCATCGAAGATGCAGAACCTATCGATCGGTGCAGCCATGGGCCAATTGACAGCCAGCAACCGAAGCGACACTTGGCTGACGCGGCTAATCGACATGGAGTACTGGCTTGCCTGCAATGAGGAACGCGCAGCGCAGGCCCGCTTCGGCGCTGTTATGTGTTGCTGCGGCCCTTGTGCTATGTACCGCCGGTCTGCACTTCTTTTGCTGCTAGATCAGTACGAGACGCAGCTGTTCCGGGGCAAGCCAAGCGACTTCGGTGAGGATCGCCACCTCACGATCCTTATGCTGAAGGCAGGCTTTCGCACCGAGTACGTTCCGGATGCCATCGCGGCAACCGTCGTTCCGGACAGCCTGGGGTCGTATCTGCGCCAGCAACTCCGCTGGGCACGGAGCACGTTCCGTGACACTTTGCTTGCGTTGCGCCTGCTGCCCAGTCTCGATCGTTACCTCACGCTGGACGTGGTCGGACAGAATCTCGGCCCACTCCTTCTCGCGCTAGCGGTACTCACCGGACTTGGGCAGCTCGCACTGACAGCCGAAGTGCCTTCGTGGACAGTCCTGATGATCGTGTCCATGATAATAACACGCTGCAGCGTGGCAGCGTTTCGTGCTGGCCAGCTTCGATTTCTCGGCTTCTCGCTGCACGCAATCATCAATATTCTTCTCTTACTCCCCCTGAAAGCCTATGCCTTGTGTACATTGAGCAATAGCGATTGGCTGTCGCGTGGCCCCGCGGCCAACGTTCCAAACAGCAGTAGAAAACTGGGCGCTATCCAAAGACCAAAGTTGGTGGCATCTGACGGCACTTGCAGCGACGAGCGATAG
- a CDS encoding adenylyl-sulfate kinase, translating to MKKILIMGLPGAGKTTLAKLLAPLLNAVHFNADDVRREINKDLGFGPEDRLEHARRMGWLCDQVVKTGAFAIADFVCPTPATRRAFMDDGPAFVVWMRRVQTGRFEDTNALFEPPETCDVAVGVEGAPEYWAERIRQMLLPVFDPQKPTALFLGRYQPFHESHRALIAEGIRRVGQACIAVRNTHDLDDANRFAFEDVKARIEARLRDFYGRYVVVQAPNITKVFHGLDLGYEVEQIVLGDAIQAVSPTAVQNRLSQATS from the coding sequence GTGAAGAAAATTCTGATTATGGGCCTACCCGGCGCTGGAAAGACCACACTGGCGAAACTCCTTGCGCCGCTGCTTAACGCCGTTCACTTCAACGCCGATGACGTGCGCCGTGAAATCAACAAGGACCTGGGTTTTGGCCCTGAGGATCGGCTCGAGCACGCGCGCCGTATGGGCTGGCTGTGCGATCAGGTCGTCAAGACAGGCGCCTTTGCTATCGCGGACTTCGTCTGCCCGACGCCCGCGACGAGACGCGCGTTCATGGATGACGGACCGGCCTTCGTGGTCTGGATGCGGCGCGTCCAAACCGGCCGCTTCGAGGACACCAATGCGCTCTTCGAACCGCCGGAAACTTGCGACGTCGCTGTCGGTGTAGAGGGCGCACCAGAATATTGGGCGGAACGCATCCGGCAAATGCTGCTGCCGGTCTTCGACCCACAGAAGCCTACGGCTCTCTTTCTCGGCCGCTACCAGCCGTTTCATGAGAGCCACCGTGCACTCATAGCTGAGGGCATCCGCCGCGTCGGTCAGGCCTGCATCGCCGTTCGTAATACACACGATCTGGACGACGCAAATCGCTTCGCCTTCGAGGATGTCAAGGCCCGCATTGAGGCAAGGCTGCGCGACTTCTACGGGCGTTATGTCGTGGTGCAGGCGCCGAACATCACGAAGGTTTTTCACGGCCTGGATCTGGGTTATGAGGTGGAGCAGATTGTGCTGGGCGACGCCATCCAAGCCGTCTCGCCGACCGCGGTTCAGAACCGTTTGAGCCAAGCAACTTCCTAG
- a CDS encoding ABC transporter permease, with protein sequence MNIGKGFSAGLPANAWNWAAVWRRNGLAWRKVALASVLGSLAEPMIYLFGLGFGLGIMVGRVDGTSYIAFLTGGMVATSAMTSATSETIYAAFARMNAQRTWEAILHTQLTLGDIVLGELAWAATKAVLAGTAIMFVAAALGYAAWPSALYALPVVILTGFAFASLAMVVAALAPSYDYFVFYQTLVLTPMLFLCGAVFPVAQLPTAFQHVGHFLPLAHSIELIRPAMLGRPAGSVGLHISALCMYIILPFFLSTALLCRRLMR encoded by the coding sequence ATGAATATAGGCAAAGGTTTTTCGGCGGGTCTGCCAGCTAACGCATGGAACTGGGCCGCGGTATGGCGCCGCAACGGTCTTGCATGGAGGAAAGTCGCGCTTGCATCGGTTCTTGGCAGCCTCGCCGAGCCTATGATCTATTTGTTTGGCCTCGGCTTTGGTTTGGGAATAATGGTAGGTAGGGTTGACGGCACCTCATACATCGCGTTTCTGACCGGCGGCATGGTTGCGACAAGCGCGATGACTTCCGCGACCTCTGAAACGATTTATGCCGCTTTCGCCCGAATGAACGCTCAGCGCACGTGGGAGGCAATCCTGCACACACAGCTCACGCTCGGCGATATTGTTCTGGGTGAGTTGGCGTGGGCAGCGACCAAAGCCGTCCTGGCTGGAACGGCAATTATGTTTGTTGCCGCAGCTCTGGGCTATGCAGCGTGGCCATCCGCCCTCTATGCACTACCAGTCGTTATCCTCACTGGTTTCGCCTTCGCGAGCTTGGCGATGGTCGTCGCGGCGCTGGCGCCCAGTTACGACTATTTCGTGTTTTACCAGACGCTCGTCCTCACACCGATGCTGTTCCTATGTGGCGCGGTTTTCCCGGTCGCCCAACTGCCCACCGCTTTTCAGCATGTAGGGCACTTCTTGCCGCTAGCACATTCGATTGAGCTGATCCGTCCGGCGATGCTCGGCCGCCCGGCCGGCAGTGTCGGCCTGCATATCAGCGCACTTTGCATGTACATAATACTGCCGTTCTTCCTGTCGACAGCGCTGCTTTGTCGACGCCTGATGCGTTGA
- a CDS encoding Mu transposase domain-containing protein, with amino-acid sequence MFEALDRPALLPLPAEAYEYAEWKRCRVGLDYHIEIGKHYYSVPHSLVRQEVEARITATSIEVFWRGKRVASHVRSHRPHRPTTVAEHMPSSHRRYRDWTHERIRREAGKVGADAATLIDVILRSRPHPEQGFRSAIGILGLVKRYGAERVDAACAQALAINTRSYTSVAAILKSGTPKASEPAQDAPVLVHANIRGPGYYH; translated from the coding sequence CTGTTCGAGGCGCTCGACCGCCCGGCGCTCCTGCCGCTGCCGGCCGAAGCTTACGAGTATGCCGAGTGGAAGCGCTGCCGGGTCGGTCTCGACTATCACATCGAGATCGGCAAGCATTACTACAGCGTGCCGCACAGCCTCGTGCGCCAGGAGGTCGAGGCGCGGATCACGGCCACCAGCATCGAAGTCTTCTGGCGCGGCAAGCGCGTGGCCTCGCATGTGCGCTCCCATCGTCCGCATCGGCCGACCACGGTGGCCGAACACATGCCGAGCTCGCATCGGCGCTACCGCGACTGGACGCATGAGCGCATCCGCCGCGAGGCGGGCAAGGTCGGGGCCGACGCGGCCACCTTGATCGACGTCATCCTGCGCTCCCGGCCGCATCCCGAGCAGGGCTTCCGCTCGGCGATCGGCATTCTCGGCCTGGTCAAGCGCTATGGGGCCGAGCGGGTCGATGCGGCCTGCGCGCAGGCGCTGGCGATCAACACCCGGTCCTACACCTCGGTGGCCGCCATTCTGAAGAGCGGCACGCCCAAGGCCTCTGAGCCGGCGCAGGACGCGCCGGTTCTCGTCCACGCCAACATCCGTGGCCCCGGCTACTATCACTGA
- the cysD gene encoding sulfate adenylyltransferase subunit CysD, which translates to MREAVAESDNPVMLYSIGKDSSVLLHLALKAFYPAKPPFPLLHVDTTWKFREMIAFRDRRARELGLDLLVHTNPDGLARNVGPISHGSEVHTDVMKTQALKQALERYGFDAAFGGARRDEEKSRAKERVFSLRNAHHCWDPKRQRPEPWQLYNGRKRWGESLRVFPLSNWTELDIWLYIHRENIPIVPLYFAAERPVVERDGMLIMVDDDRLPLHPGEQPQLRSVRFRTLGCYPLTGAVESTAATLPDIIRETLEARTSERNGRAIDKDTAASMERKKQEGYF; encoded by the coding sequence ATGCGCGAGGCGGTTGCCGAAAGCGACAACCCGGTCATGCTATATTCGATCGGCAAGGACTCGTCAGTTCTGCTGCATCTGGCGTTGAAGGCGTTTTATCCGGCGAAGCCTCCATTCCCTCTGCTTCACGTGGACACGACCTGGAAGTTTCGCGAGATGATCGCATTCCGGGACCGGAGAGCGCGCGAACTCGGGCTCGATCTGTTGGTGCACACCAATCCCGATGGACTGGCCCGCAATGTCGGTCCGATCAGCCACGGCTCCGAGGTCCATACCGACGTCATGAAGACCCAGGCGCTCAAGCAGGCGCTCGAGCGCTACGGCTTCGACGCGGCTTTCGGCGGCGCCCGCCGCGACGAGGAGAAGTCACGGGCGAAGGAACGTGTCTTCTCACTGCGTAATGCGCATCACTGCTGGGATCCCAAGCGTCAGCGCCCGGAGCCCTGGCAGCTCTATAACGGCCGCAAGCGCTGGGGTGAGAGCCTGCGCGTCTTTCCACTCTCCAACTGGACCGAACTCGACATTTGGCTCTACATCCACCGTGAGAACATCCCCATCGTGCCGCTCTACTTCGCGGCTGAGCGACCGGTCGTGGAGCGGGACGGCATGCTCATCATGGTGGATGATGACAGGCTGCCGCTCCATCCTGGCGAGCAGCCACAGCTCCGATCTGTCCGGTTCAGAACGCTCGGCTGCTATCCCCTGACCGGTGCGGTAGAGAGCACGGCAGCCACGCTCCCGGACATTATTCGCGAAACGCTCGAGGCGCGCACGTCCGAGCGAAATGGGCGCGCGATCGATAAGGACACGGCAGCGTCCATGGAACGCAAGAAGCAAGAGGGCTACTTCTGA
- the istB gene encoding IS21-like element helper ATPase IstB, with amino-acid sequence MLLHPTVERLRALGLSAMADTLIELQTNPDAAAMPHADWLGLLVDREATFRDNRRLARRLSAAKLRQNATIENVDYRTSRGLDRALFQALATSQWVRDHNHLAIVGPTGTGKSWLACALGHKACRDGFSVLYRRAPRLFADLAQARGEGRLARLMSALERTDLLIIDDWGPEPLSAEQRRDLLEIVDDRYDKGSLLITSQVPVSHWHDVIADPTLGDAILDRVIHNAHRIELKGDSLRRRA; translated from the coding sequence ATGCTGCTTCATCCCACCGTCGAACGCCTGCGCGCCCTTGGCCTGAGTGCCATGGCCGACACGCTGATCGAGTTGCAGACCAACCCCGACGCGGCGGCCATGCCCCATGCCGACTGGCTCGGTCTTCTGGTCGATCGGGAAGCGACGTTCCGCGACAACCGTCGTCTGGCGCGCCGCCTGAGCGCGGCCAAACTGCGCCAGAACGCCACCATCGAGAATGTCGACTACCGCACCTCACGCGGTCTCGACCGGGCCTTGTTCCAGGCGCTGGCGACCAGCCAGTGGGTGCGCGATCACAATCACCTGGCGATTGTCGGCCCGACCGGGACGGGCAAGAGCTGGCTCGCCTGTGCGCTTGGGCACAAGGCCTGTCGCGACGGCTTCTCGGTTCTGTACCGGCGGGCGCCGCGCCTGTTTGCCGATCTGGCCCAGGCCCGCGGCGAAGGCCGTCTGGCCCGGCTGATGAGTGCCCTGGAGCGCACGGATCTGCTCATCATCGATGACTGGGGCCCGGAGCCGCTCAGCGCCGAGCAGCGCCGGGATCTTCTCGAGATCGTCGACGATCGCTACGACAAGGGCTCGCTGCTGATCACCAGTCAGGTTCCCGTGTCACACTGGCACGATGTGATTGCCGATCCCACGCTCGGCGATGCGATCCTGGATCGCGTCATTCACAATGCGCATCGGATTGAACTCAAGGGCGACAGCCTGCGGCGCCGGGCTTGA
- a CDS encoding DUF5372 family protein produces MSGQKLALVSRGCHWGEDRVVYRGPDGVLRTIAAAWTDLDPPDEFRRVAAGRAAFRTVDLLALCTLLDRLALRPERGKL; encoded by the coding sequence CTGAGCGGGCAGAAGCTCGCCCTTGTCAGCCGAGGGTGCCACTGGGGTGAGGATAGGGTCGTCTATCGCGGTCCTGATGGCGTCTTGCGAACGATTGCGGCAGCGTGGACCGATCTCGATCCACCGGACGAGTTCCGTCGTGTTGCGGCCGGGCGGGCGGCTTTCCGTACGGTCGATCTCCTCGCGTTATGCACCCTCCTGGACAGGCTCGCGCTGCGCCCGGAGCGCGGCAAGTTGTAA
- a CDS encoding transposase family protein, which translates to MNPLSLIPGCRIRHVTPFGQNALVVAVEGRAPHGRCPACRHISGSVHSSSVRHPADLPSFGREVRLQVHVRRVYCHNQACSKQTFTEPLSRLLKPYARRTLRLDKAQGRIGIALGGEPGARLLAHGAIPASAYTILRLVRHQPLPSASRRVLSALMTGR; encoded by the coding sequence ATGAACCCGCTTTCGCTCATTCCCGGTTGCCGGATCCGTCACGTCACTCCTTTCGGCCAGAACGCCCTAGTTGTTGCAGTTGAGGGGCGTGCTCCCCATGGCCGCTGCCCTGCATGCCGGCATATCAGTGGCAGCGTGCACAGCTCCTCAGTCCGGCATCCGGCGGATCTCCCATCCTTCGGACGCGAGGTCCGTCTGCAGGTCCATGTGCGGCGTGTCTACTGCCACAATCAGGCTTGCTCGAAGCAAACCTTCACGGAGCCTCTCTCCCGTCTTCTCAAGCCTTATGCCCGACGCACATTAAGGCTGGACAAGGCTCAAGGCCGGATCGGCATTGCGTTGGGAGGGGAGCCCGGTGCCAGGCTCCTCGCGCATGGAGCCATACCAGCCAGTGCCTACACAATCCTGCGCCTGGTTCGGCACCAGCCGCTTCCCAGCGCCAGCCGCCGCGTATTGTCGGCGTTGATGACTGGGCGGTAA
- the cysN gene encoding sulfate adenylyltransferase subunit CysN gives MTVHRAPESFELEDYLAAQERKSLLRFITCGSVDDGKSTLIGRLLYESKRLFDDQLATLERDSRKHGTQGGEIDFSLLVDGLASEREQGITIDVAYRFFSTDRRTFIVADTPGHEQYTRNMATGASTADVAILLIDARKGITRQTRRHALLVSMLGTRHIALAINKMDLVNWSEAKFNEIVAAFHIFSGNLGFERVTAVPLSALHGDNIVRPPPQAAWYQGPTLLSYLETVEVVPRGGAEPFRLPVQWVNRPNPDFRGFAGLITSSVIRVGERVRVVPSGLESTVAGIVTFDGNLDEAVAGQSVTLILSDEVDVSRGDIIASVEQAPHVSDRIDARLFWMAREHLKEGDQFLLKLGTQTVPVTVIAVRQKIDLATLTPVNVSSLGANDIGDVILTADYPVAFDTYAESRCTGGFILINRESFDTVAIGLVSGLGHSSQDQTEVDQSRAQKTWLKPPSERPWRSVLKAISWRITGSLDTMVVAFFFTQNVRLSAAIGATEVLTKLVLYYGHERLWDRIMFGLIRSGDGPR, from the coding sequence ATGACGGTTCATCGCGCACCTGAGAGTTTCGAGCTGGAGGATTACCTCGCGGCCCAAGAGCGCAAGAGCTTGCTTCGCTTCATCACCTGCGGCTCCGTCGACGACGGCAAGTCCACGCTGATCGGCCGCCTGTTGTACGAGTCCAAGCGCCTGTTCGACGATCAGCTCGCCACGCTCGAGCGCGATTCACGCAAGCACGGAACCCAAGGAGGAGAGATCGACTTCTCGCTCCTGGTCGACGGGCTTGCCAGTGAGCGCGAGCAGGGGATTACGATCGATGTTGCCTACCGGTTCTTTTCGACGGATCGGCGGACCTTCATCGTCGCCGATACGCCGGGCCATGAACAATATACGAGGAACATGGCGACGGGCGCCTCGACGGCCGATGTGGCCATCCTTCTCATCGATGCACGCAAAGGGATCACGCGGCAGACCCGTCGACATGCTCTGCTCGTATCCATGCTCGGGACCCGGCACATTGCCTTGGCCATCAACAAGATGGATCTCGTGAACTGGTCGGAGGCGAAGTTCAATGAGATAGTGGCGGCGTTCCATATCTTCTCGGGCAACCTCGGCTTTGAACGCGTGACTGCGGTTCCATTGTCCGCCTTGCATGGCGACAACATCGTTAGGCCGCCACCGCAGGCCGCTTGGTATCAGGGCCCGACGCTTCTGTCTTATCTTGAGACGGTGGAGGTAGTGCCTAGGGGCGGAGCCGAGCCGTTTCGCTTGCCGGTTCAATGGGTCAACCGGCCGAACCCGGACTTTCGGGGCTTCGCGGGTCTGATAACGAGCAGCGTGATCAGGGTTGGAGAGCGGGTGCGGGTGGTGCCCTCCGGCCTTGAGTCCACCGTTGCAGGGATCGTGACATTTGACGGAAATCTGGATGAGGCAGTTGCCGGGCAGTCCGTTACGCTTATCTTGTCCGATGAAGTTGATGTCTCCCGGGGCGATATCATTGCTTCCGTTGAGCAGGCTCCGCATGTCTCCGACAGGATCGATGCCCGCCTGTTCTGGATGGCAAGAGAACATCTGAAGGAAGGCGACCAATTTCTCCTGAAGCTTGGGACGCAAACGGTTCCCGTCACAGTGATCGCGGTTCGCCAGAAGATCGATCTTGCGACACTCACACCTGTGAATGTTTCCTCCTTGGGAGCGAACGACATTGGGGACGTCATTCTCACAGCCGATTATCCAGTTGCATTCGATACCTATGCGGAGAGCCGCTGCACGGGCGGATTCATCCTCATCAATAGGGAGAGCTTCGACACGGTTGCGATTGGCCTAGTGAGTGGATTAGGCCATAGTTCTCAGGACCAGACGGAGGTCGATCAGAGCAGGGCACAGAAAACTTGGCTCAAGCCCCCCAGCGAAAGACCTTGGCGAAGTGTGCTCAAGGCAATCTCATGGCGGATCACAGGCTCACTTGACACAATGGTCGTCGCATTCTTCTTTACGCAGAATGTCCGCCTGTCGGCAGCGATCGGAGCCACGGAGGTTTTAACAAAGCTCGTACTCTACTATGGGCATGAGCGTCTCTGGGACCGGATCATGTTTGGGCTGATCCGCAGCGGTGACGGGCCACGGTAG
- a CDS encoding sulfotransferase has product MTYPTPTPEPFAVLAMPRTGTHYLEALLNEHPNVLSNGELLNTYDSNWPDKDRLIRSDRELLELAYLGYPTRSDKKVTRIGCKINEPQFHDRPGFFAELAGWPDLKVILVVRRNPLESLRSLVQARQSGKWLKFSSDSNAAPPPRVRLSITECAAYFETADAFHARVADSFAATNMLMIEYESLLRQPAACVAAIWDFLGVPALQLPGRAILQRQETRPLDQTVQNYHQLRLHFADGPYARFFEVGDA; this is encoded by the coding sequence ATGACCTACCCCACACCGACGCCTGAGCCATTTGCAGTTCTTGCGATGCCAAGGACTGGCACGCACTATCTGGAAGCATTGCTCAACGAGCATCCGAACGTACTGAGCAACGGTGAGTTGCTCAATACGTATGACTCAAATTGGCCCGATAAGGATCGCCTGATACGCAGCGATCGGGAACTCCTAGAGCTTGCCTACCTGGGCTATCCCACGCGGAGCGACAAGAAGGTGACGCGTATCGGCTGTAAGATCAACGAACCTCAGTTTCACGACCGTCCGGGCTTTTTTGCTGAGCTGGCCGGTTGGCCAGACCTGAAGGTCATCCTCGTGGTTCGCAGAAACCCATTAGAATCGCTACGGTCGCTGGTGCAGGCAAGGCAAAGCGGCAAGTGGCTGAAGTTCAGCTCGGACAGCAATGCGGCTCCGCCACCGCGCGTCAGACTGTCAATCACAGAGTGCGCGGCCTACTTCGAGACCGCGGACGCTTTTCACGCTCGGGTCGCGGACTCCTTCGCGGCAACCAACATGCTTATGATTGAGTATGAGAGCCTTCTTCGCCAACCCGCCGCATGCGTGGCAGCGATTTGGGATTTCCTGGGGGTTCCAGCGCTTCAGCTTCCCGGGCGCGCGATCCTTCAGCGCCAGGAAACGCGACCACTGGACCAAACGGTACAGAATTATCATCAGTTGCGGCTGCACTTCGCAGACGGACCTTACGCGAGATTCTTTGAGGTTGGCGACGCGTGA